From Mesotoga sp. BH458_6_3_2_1, one genomic window encodes:
- a CDS encoding extracellular solute-binding protein, with protein MIRRLPIFGILLLLTALVFGQGNLIIYGWSDYIPSEVIDAFSQEYGVNVTYDNYDSNETMFAKIKAGARGYDLAMPSADYTSIMIKEDMLIPIDKSLVPNLANIDPDVVEQMYYDPDNTYSIPYMVGTTGIAVNANFVEVYPRSWKIFELPQFQGMMTLLDDMREVFGAALKYLGYSVNSTNPDELEEAKNLILKWKNNIVKFDNELFAKGIISGEFWVVHSYGENIFYEATEEELKYIDFFIPWEGSTMWIDSFVILKGSTNLENAHLFMNYILRPDVAAEVSDYLLLPSPNVPARELTEEKPVYSAEDLENTELIKDLGEDLRIYNTLWNEIRFGL; from the coding sequence ATGATCAGAAGGTTACCAATTTTCGGTATCTTACTTTTGCTTACCGCACTAGTATTCGGACAAGGAAATCTAATTATTTATGGCTGGTCGGACTACATTCCCAGCGAGGTTATTGATGCTTTTTCACAGGAGTATGGCGTAAATGTGACTTACGACAATTACGATTCAAACGAGACAATGTTCGCCAAGATCAAAGCAGGAGCCCGTGGTTATGATCTAGCCATGCCTTCGGCAGATTATACAAGTATCATGATCAAGGAAGACATGTTGATCCCTATTGACAAGTCTCTGGTGCCAAATCTCGCAAACATAGATCCTGATGTTGTAGAACAAATGTACTACGATCCTGATAATACATATAGTATTCCCTATATGGTAGGAACTACTGGAATCGCGGTTAACGCGAATTTTGTCGAGGTCTATCCGAGATCGTGGAAGATCTTCGAATTGCCGCAATTCCAGGGAATGATGACCCTACTTGATGATATGAGAGAAGTTTTCGGTGCCGCTCTCAAGTATCTAGGTTATTCAGTAAACTCAACCAATCCAGATGAACTCGAGGAAGCAAAGAATCTGATTCTAAAATGGAAGAATAATATTGTCAAGTTCGATAATGAGCTCTTCGCAAAGGGAATAATTTCAGGAGAGTTCTGGGTGGTACACAGTTACGGTGAAAATATCTTCTATGAAGCCACAGAAGAAGAGCTGAAGTATATCGATTTCTTCATACCGTGGGAAGGCAGCACAATGTGGATAGACAGTTTTGTAATTCTAAAAGGCTCTACTAACCTGGAGAATGCACACCTCTTCATGAATTACATACTGAGGCCCGACGTTGCGGCAGAGGTATCCGATTACCTTCTTCTGCCTTCACCAAATGTGCCTGCAAGAGAACTGACTGAGGAAAAACCCGTATATTCTGCCGAAGATCTTGAGAATACCGAACTGATTAAGGATCTTGGAGAGGATCTTCGTATTTACAACACCCTTTGGAATGAGATTAGATTCGGGTTGTAG
- a CDS encoding MoxR family ATPase, which yields MIPIKDFGSKLVNNISRVIVGKDPVIERVLAVLLSGGHVLINDVPGVGKTMLARSLAVSLGLDFNRIQCTPDLLPGDVTGMNILDLKTHEFTFRKGPIFTEILLVDEINRTTPRTQSALLEAMAERQVTVEGRTLKMGSPFFLIATQNPVEFEGTFPLPEAQLDRFAISLAMGYPGEQSEKGLLKGISSEHPINALKPVSSKEELIDVMKQTKEILVEDSLLGYIVSIVNETRKHREIQLGASPRGSIALMETARALAGLRGRNFTIPDDVKEVAPDVLSHRVIIRPEARLMRRTNRDIVTDIVQSIPIPLEYEKA from the coding sequence ATGATTCCCATAAAAGACTTTGGAAGCAAACTAGTGAACAACATATCCAGAGTGATAGTGGGCAAAGACCCTGTAATCGAAAGAGTTCTTGCCGTCCTTTTAAGCGGAGGGCATGTATTGATAAACGACGTTCCCGGAGTTGGAAAGACTATGCTGGCAAGAAGTCTCGCCGTCTCGCTTGGGCTTGACTTCAACAGAATACAATGCACTCCAGACCTCCTGCCTGGAGATGTAACCGGTATGAACATCCTGGATCTTAAGACACATGAGTTCACTTTCAGGAAGGGTCCGATATTCACTGAGATTCTTCTCGTGGACGAAATTAACAGGACGACTCCGAGAACACAGTCCGCCCTTCTCGAAGCTATGGCCGAGAGACAAGTAACTGTAGAAGGCCGGACTCTCAAAATGGGGAGTCCGTTTTTCCTTATTGCGACTCAGAATCCAGTCGAGTTCGAAGGAACGTTCCCACTCCCTGAAGCACAACTGGACAGATTTGCTATTTCACTTGCAATGGGTTATCCCGGCGAACAGAGTGAGAAGGGACTGCTCAAGGGAATCTCGTCAGAACACCCTATAAATGCCTTGAAACCCGTCTCAAGTAAGGAGGAACTGATTGACGTCATGAAGCAGACAAAAGAGATACTAGTTGAGGACTCTCTTCTTGGGTACATTGTTTCCATTGTTAATGAGACGAGAAAACACCGAGAGATTCAGTTGGGTGCGAGTCCAAGGGGATCAATAGCCTTGATGGAGACAGCGAGAGCCCTCGCAGGTCTGAGGGGGAGGAACTTCACAATCCCCGACGATGTCAAAGAAGTAGCGCCGGATGTTCTCTCTCACAGGGTTATTATTAGGCCGGAGGCCAGACTAATGCGAAGAACGAATAGAGATATCGTTACGGATATAGTGCAGTCTATTCCAATTCCTTTAGAGTATGAAAAGGCTTGA
- a CDS encoding ABC transporter ATP-binding protein — MTGGENELKEHSVVLSNVTKIFDDSFTAVNNVSLNIEQGEFFSLLGPSGCGKTTILRMIAGFEDPSSGNITLGGKNIIGTPPNEREVNTVFQNYALFPHLNVFENIAFSLRLKREPEDEIKRKVKEMIDLTRLSGHVEKMPSQLSGGQKQRVAIARALVGKPTVLLLDEPLAALDAKLRQHMLVELDTIHDEVGITFIYVTHDQSEAMSISDHVAVMNEGEVIQFGTPFEVYESPVNAFVANFIGETNFFTGKVDRVENEYFLLDTERFGKIWFYKDMEVKEGQEIQISLRPEKVKITKDKPIVPEGVKLNVLKGVVDETIYLGSQTKYTVAIGQSFMKAFKQHVRYLLDEVIISWKDNVYVWWFADDSYVLREMGGVPFEE; from the coding sequence ATGACTGGAGGTGAGAATGAATTGAAAGAACACTCCGTTGTCCTCTCCAATGTGACGAAAATCTTCGATGACTCTTTCACTGCTGTGAACAACGTTTCTCTCAATATTGAACAAGGTGAGTTCTTCTCTCTTCTTGGTCCTTCCGGTTGCGGAAAAACGACAATCCTTCGAATGATAGCCGGATTTGAGGATCCCTCCTCCGGAAACATAACTCTTGGTGGAAAGAACATTATCGGAACGCCCCCCAATGAAAGAGAAGTAAATACCGTTTTCCAGAATTACGCATTATTTCCACATCTGAACGTATTCGAGAACATCGCTTTCAGCCTTAGACTAAAAAGGGAACCTGAAGATGAAATAAAGAGAAAAGTGAAGGAAATGATTGACCTTACCCGTCTTAGTGGGCATGTCGAGAAAATGCCTTCGCAACTTTCAGGAGGACAGAAGCAGCGCGTAGCAATTGCCAGAGCTCTAGTAGGAAAACCGACCGTCTTGTTGCTCGACGAACCGCTTGCAGCTCTAGATGCAAAACTCAGGCAACATATGCTGGTCGAGCTTGACACGATCCACGATGAAGTTGGGATTACTTTCATATACGTCACTCACGATCAAAGTGAAGCTATGTCGATTTCCGATCATGTGGCCGTTATGAATGAGGGCGAAGTGATCCAGTTTGGAACTCCTTTCGAAGTTTACGAAAGTCCCGTAAACGCCTTTGTAGCCAATTTCATCGGAGAAACCAATTTCTTCACAGGAAAAGTAGATAGAGTCGAAAATGAATACTTTCTTCTGGACACGGAAAGATTTGGAAAGATCTGGTTCTACAAGGACATGGAGGTAAAGGAAGGCCAGGAAATTCAAATCTCATTGAGACCTGAAAAGGTCAAGATAACCAAGGACAAACCAATCGTTCCCGAAGGTGTGAAGCTGAACGTTCTGAAGGGAGTAGTTGACGAAACGATTTATCTTGGAAGTCAAACAAAATACACAGTAGCTATTGGTCAATCCTTCATGAAGGCATTCAAACAGCACGTAAGATATTTACTAGACGAAGTGATTATTTCCTGGAAAGACAATGTTTATGTCTGGTGGTTTGCGGATGACAGCTATGTTTTGAGGGAGATGGGCGGTGTTCCTTTTGAAGAGTAG
- a CDS encoding GNAT family N-acetyltransferase has product MSNPVRAEIEDLQGMIDLASLVFKSEMGKIFPVLFSQENVENMTIVKEGGRPVSMIGLLPREISFFGHRVKVGLVGSVCTHPDYRGKNYGAVNLVKAEELAIDMGLSLLIISGGRGLYQRFGAVRPPGMKRILVKPGRTASMREARISDIGKILDLYRMKPLRYIRNFTDFEKTFSTGFAEARKAKTFLSERAYITVVEREDSHYVIEYGGSSKDVISLTRCFIEKLGLKECIIVAERHFRAEESLPFEFPGTAKIISKRSFFDQMEGYFTEIMPSEDYDRFIETVERLSLAEFNQEVFCCSKFNGLPLSLPNYGFDYI; this is encoded by the coding sequence TTGAGCAATCCCGTAAGAGCAGAAATCGAAGACTTGCAAGGAATGATTGACCTTGCATCTCTTGTCTTCAAGAGTGAAATGGGAAAGATCTTTCCTGTGCTGTTTTCGCAAGAGAATGTGGAAAACATGACAATCGTTAAGGAGGGGGGGAGGCCGGTGTCGATGATCGGCCTGCTTCCTAGGGAAATCTCTTTCTTCGGACACAGGGTGAAGGTCGGTCTTGTCGGTTCAGTCTGTACTCACCCGGACTACCGTGGGAAGAACTACGGGGCCGTGAATCTCGTGAAGGCCGAAGAACTCGCAATAGATATGGGCCTATCACTACTAATAATTTCCGGAGGCAGAGGTTTGTATCAGCGATTCGGAGCGGTCAGGCCGCCAGGCATGAAGAGAATTCTCGTGAAGCCGGGAAGAACGGCCTCTATGAGGGAAGCGAGAATCTCAGACATTGGAAAGATTCTCGATCTCTACAGAATGAAACCCTTGAGATACATCAGAAACTTCACAGATTTCGAGAAAACCTTCTCAACGGGTTTCGCGGAGGCGCGTAAGGCAAAAACCTTCTTGAGTGAAAGGGCATACATCACAGTTGTCGAGAGAGAAGACAGTCATTACGTTATTGAATACGGTGGGAGCAGCAAAGATGTAATCTCATTGACAAGGTGCTTCATCGAAAAACTCGGACTCAAGGAATGCATAATCGTCGCCGAAAGACACTTCAGGGCAGAGGAGAGCCTTCCGTTCGAGTTTCCCGGAACAGCAAAAATTATCTCCAAGCGAAGCTTCTTTGATCAAATGGAAGGTTACTTTACGGAAATTATGCCTTCAGAGGACTATGACAGATTCATAGAGACCGTCGAAAGACTGTCGCTGGCCGAATTCAATCAGGAAGTCTTTTGCTGCAGTAAATTTAATGGACTGCCTCTTTCTCTTCCAAACTATGGATTTGATTATATTTGA
- a CDS encoding DUF401 family protein, whose protein sequence is MNTLAVAIAIVVLIVSLKLFKDISLSLLFSVISLGIVLLISPADYFGAFAKELSDWEFWKVIITVFSIYLLGETMDKSGNSSRFVRAVERLFPEPRVSIALMPAIIGLLPMPGGAMFSAPMVKDLARSDPTISNEDGLVFNYWFRHAMEFFWPLYPALVIASGISRIRLNMLVLWLMPIGAVALVAGYLLMIRKPIKLRYSHSAIKELMISAWPIIAVIILVMLNQPGWLAVLGTSIIYLLVNKNKKKVLVASLKYKTFILLLAVFFYKNLVEIAEVPQSMGAELMAWSIPPLTLVILLPFLMGFMTGVTQAGVGLSLPLILSMGNGYGTLSTTILAYTFAVVGVLLSPVHLCLVLTSEYFSVEYPRIIKRISVVTLLSIAASVVVFVLLKST, encoded by the coding sequence ATGAACACTTTAGCAGTCGCAATTGCAATTGTCGTTTTGATTGTATCTCTAAAACTCTTTAAGGACATCTCTTTGTCGCTCCTTTTTTCCGTGATTTCTTTGGGTATTGTCCTTCTTATTTCACCGGCAGACTATTTCGGCGCTTTTGCCAAAGAATTGAGTGACTGGGAATTCTGGAAGGTAATCATCACTGTTTTTTCCATCTATTTGTTGGGAGAAACGATGGATAAGAGCGGTAATTCTTCGAGGTTCGTGAGAGCCGTTGAAAGACTTTTCCCTGAGCCAAGGGTTTCGATTGCCTTGATGCCTGCAATAATTGGTCTACTTCCAATGCCTGGTGGGGCTATGTTTTCTGCCCCAATGGTTAAGGATCTGGCAAGATCTGATCCGACAATATCAAATGAAGACGGTCTCGTCTTTAATTACTGGTTCAGGCACGCAATGGAGTTTTTCTGGCCCCTATATCCCGCTCTGGTTATTGCGTCCGGTATATCGAGAATAAGACTCAATATGCTTGTGCTCTGGCTAATGCCTATCGGGGCTGTCGCTCTGGTTGCTGGGTATCTACTGATGATTCGAAAGCCGATTAAGCTAAGATATAGTCACTCCGCGATAAAGGAGCTTATGATAAGCGCCTGGCCAATTATCGCAGTTATCATACTGGTGATGCTGAATCAACCGGGCTGGCTGGCCGTTCTAGGTACATCGATCATTTACTTGCTAGTCAATAAGAACAAGAAAAAGGTACTAGTGGCGTCTCTAAAGTACAAGACGTTCATCTTGCTTCTTGCTGTCTTCTTCTACAAAAATTTGGTCGAGATCGCCGAGGTTCCCCAATCTATGGGCGCCGAGCTTATGGCATGGTCAATACCGCCTCTTACGCTAGTAATTCTTCTGCCCTTTCTTATGGGGTTCATGACCGGTGTGACTCAAGCAGGAGTGGGACTGAGTCTTCCCCTGATTCTAAGCATGGGTAACGGTTACGGCACACTTTCTACAACTATTCTTGCTTACACGTTTGCTGTTGTTGGAGTGCTTCTTTCGCCAGTTCACTTGTGTCTAGTTTTGACTAGCGAATACTTCAGTGTTGAATATCCCAGGATCATCAAAAGAATATCGGTAGTCACTCTGCTTTCGATTGCGGCTAGTGTTGTTGTCTTTGTACTCCTTAAGTCAACTTGA
- a CDS encoding DUF4129 domain-containing protein has product MRIDRFSLTEACLVFTASFVLLFLAGGALFAGILAGLVAFLFYLGRTKAGCSIYLLLPILFFTIMILLLGVLRTGVSLSLSALGAIVGIVLTMDRKEYLSVFGLFIVGISLSANPLLQHTGAYITLMVILIRLLLMPNVPKTFVVLGVIIPLVAILSLGNYRGGLLSARMKSSAVDINETQSEISIKGEVSVAATEVPLPSGIRAIENPNESSIGEEVSEIGFLDSLFLFGFYIITLVLVVSIARKAVSEFRGWWRLVPPFMILISIVLVLVGGFMYLRSLPLSEDIVFGTGGISGEPSASLSPPQEPGFQEDEEAHFEVAERMGLSAYNILRWTTLVGIAILSSLLAYIIFVITGKRQTVHSTPPVEESNRTEGCQKIMLISDNCEGRTFIISSYQLLRDIYFDDQRNLTPLELIRQTKNEPNLFLKELTEIYLPVKYGNCEPDEAQCREFRSLLLELKEYLDSSNEAFYRTQ; this is encoded by the coding sequence TTGAGAATCGATAGGTTTTCGCTAACTGAAGCATGTTTAGTCTTTACAGCAAGTTTCGTGCTGCTTTTCTTAGCCGGAGGAGCTTTGTTTGCGGGGATTCTTGCGGGGCTGGTAGCCTTTCTGTTTTACCTTGGAAGGACGAAAGCTGGTTGCAGTATTTATCTATTGCTGCCGATTCTCTTCTTCACGATAATGATTTTGCTTCTTGGTGTTCTGAGAACGGGTGTCTCTTTGTCACTTTCAGCACTGGGAGCAATAGTGGGAATCGTACTTACGATGGACAGAAAGGAATATCTATCTGTTTTCGGTTTGTTCATTGTCGGCATCTCTCTTTCAGCAAATCCTTTACTGCAACATACGGGAGCTTACATTACACTTATGGTTATTCTAATACGGTTGCTCTTAATGCCCAACGTTCCTAAGACCTTCGTGGTTCTCGGAGTCATAATTCCTTTAGTAGCCATTTTGTCTCTAGGCAACTACAGGGGAGGGCTACTATCTGCAAGAATGAAGTCCTCAGCCGTTGACATCAACGAAACTCAATCTGAAATATCTATAAAAGGCGAAGTGTCCGTAGCAGCTACAGAAGTTCCGTTACCTTCTGGAATAAGAGCTATAGAAAATCCTAATGAGTCTTCAATTGGAGAAGAGGTATCAGAGATAGGATTTTTAGACTCCCTCTTTCTATTTGGATTCTACATAATCACTCTAGTTCTTGTTGTTTCCATAGCAAGAAAGGCTGTCAGTGAGTTCAGGGGCTGGTGGCGACTTGTTCCTCCCTTTATGATTTTGATTTCCATTGTGCTAGTTCTAGTTGGTGGCTTCATGTATTTGAGATCCTTACCTCTTTCAGAAGACATTGTATTTGGCACCGGCGGCATCTCCGGTGAACCTTCAGCATCTCTATCTCCTCCTCAAGAACCTGGGTTTCAGGAAGACGAAGAAGCTCATTTCGAAGTGGCAGAGCGCATGGGTCTTTCGGCTTACAATATCCTCAGGTGGACAACACTCGTCGGCATTGCGATTCTCTCATCTCTTCTTGCCTACATTATATTTGTAATCACAGGGAAGCGGCAAACAGTACATTCTACACCACCCGTTGAAGAATCAAATAGAACGGAAGGCTGTCAAAAGATCATGCTCATCTCTGATAACTGCGAGGGCAGAACGTTCATCATCTCAAGCTATCAGTTACTCAGAGACATTTACTTCGATGACCAGCGAAATCTGACACCCTTAGAACTAATTAGACAAACTAAGAACGAACCTAATCTCTTCCTTAAAGAGCTCACAGAGATCTATCTTCCGGTAAAATATGGCAATTGCGAACCTGACGAGGCTCAGTGCAGAGAATTCAGAAGTCTTCTGTTAGAGCTGAAGGAATATCTAGATAGCTCAAATGAAGCCTTTTACAGAACACAATAA
- a CDS encoding ABC transporter permease — translation MKSRRDLAGFLVSMPGVLWLTVFFLIPYLIIILYSFLTSAIYGGVELPFSFEAYTRMLGNVGYWQILWKTAWISMIATVICLGIGLPTAYFIATSKKSNVFLTLVIVPFWTNFLVRIFGWMVILGRNGVINSFLQLLGLPKPLSLMYTPGAVILVIVYMYLPYMILPLYSAIEKFDFRLVEAAMDLGAKRTEAILKVLLPSIKGGIIAGIILVFIPALGSYAIPDLVGGTDGAMLGNLIARQLTVARDWPSSSAISMIFLLISTLGLLVYMRINKVQSNRRFTIRESYMREEEI, via the coding sequence TTGAAGAGTAGGCGAGATCTAGCAGGGTTTCTTGTATCGATGCCGGGCGTTCTGTGGTTGACGGTTTTCTTTCTCATACCCTATTTGATAATCATACTGTACAGCTTCCTGACATCCGCAATATATGGAGGCGTAGAGCTTCCTTTCTCTTTTGAGGCCTACACTAGAATGCTAGGCAACGTAGGATATTGGCAAATTCTATGGAAAACCGCTTGGATTTCTATGATTGCCACTGTTATCTGTCTTGGAATCGGCTTACCAACAGCCTATTTCATAGCCACCTCGAAAAAGAGTAACGTCTTTCTAACCCTTGTGATCGTCCCTTTCTGGACAAACTTTCTGGTAAGGATATTCGGCTGGATGGTTATATTGGGAAGAAACGGCGTTATCAACTCTTTCCTGCAATTACTGGGGCTTCCTAAGCCTCTTTCTCTAATGTACACACCAGGGGCAGTAATTCTTGTAATCGTGTACATGTATCTTCCATACATGATACTTCCTCTATATAGCGCAATCGAGAAGTTTGATTTTAGGCTTGTCGAGGCAGCAATGGATTTGGGAGCGAAGAGAACCGAGGCTATCCTGAAGGTTCTTCTGCCATCAATTAAGGGAGGTATAATAGCCGGGATCATTTTAGTTTTTATTCCCGCCCTTGGATCGTACGCAATTCCAGACCTGGTTGGTGGGACGGATGGAGCAATGCTGGGCAATTTGATTGCCAGACAGCTGACTGTTGCGAGAGACTGGCCATCTTCTTCAGCAATTTCGATGATATTCCTTCTGATTTCAACTTTGGGACTCCTTGTTTACATGAGAATAAACAAGGTTCAAAGCAATAGACGGTTCACCATTCGCGAAAGCTATATGAGAGAGGAAGAGATCTGA
- a CDS encoding cold-shock protein, with the protein MTGTVKWFNGTKGYGFITKDDGGDVFVHFSAIEMDGFKTLDEGQRVEFDVEDGPKGPQAAKVRIAK; encoded by the coding sequence ATGACAGGAACAGTAAAGTGGTTCAACGGAACAAAAGGTTATGGATTCATTACTAAGGATGACGGTGGGGATGTTTTCGTTCATTTCTCAGCTATTGAGATGGACGGTTTCAAGACCCTTGACGAAGGACAGAGAGTCGAGTTTGATGTAGAAGACGGTCCAAAGGGTCCTCAGGCAGCAAAAGTTAGAATTGCTAAGTAA
- a CDS encoding ABC transporter permease, with protein METKKVIGKRRFSLTITTLTFAFLYLPIVALVILSFNSARQGVAWTGFTLKWYSELFRQADIWKAFANTVIIALTSSLVATVIGTFAAVSLYWYKSRMKGYLGVLVYTPLIIPDILMGVSMLIFFVALGIPLGLFTIFIAHVTFCVSYVTVTVMTRLEDFDYSMVEAARDLGAKSHQVFRKVIVPMIMPGIMAGFLLSLTLSIDDFVITFFVAGPGSTTLPLKIYSMIKFGVSPVINSLSTLLLVGTLFISLFGSKFRKLIF; from the coding sequence ATGGAAACCAAGAAAGTAATTGGAAAGCGGAGGTTTTCTTTAACCATTACCACTCTTACCTTCGCCTTCCTGTACCTTCCCATTGTTGCTCTTGTCATACTGTCCTTCAACAGCGCAAGACAAGGTGTTGCTTGGACAGGTTTTACTTTGAAGTGGTACTCTGAATTATTCAGACAGGCCGATATTTGGAAAGCCTTTGCAAATACCGTCATCATTGCACTCACATCTTCTCTGGTTGCGACAGTGATCGGAACCTTTGCGGCCGTGTCTCTCTACTGGTATAAATCAAGAATGAAAGGCTATTTGGGAGTGCTGGTCTACACACCGTTGATAATTCCCGATATCTTGATGGGTGTATCTATGCTCATTTTTTTCGTTGCCCTCGGTATTCCCCTGGGGCTTTTTACGATTTTTATCGCGCACGTGACTTTCTGCGTTTCCTATGTTACTGTAACAGTAATGACAAGACTCGAAGACTTTGACTATTCAATGGTAGAGGCCGCCCGAGATTTAGGTGCAAAGAGTCATCAAGTTTTCAGAAAAGTGATCGTTCCTATGATTATGCCTGGGATAATGGCAGGCTTCCTGCTCAGTCTGACACTATCCATTGACGATTTTGTTATCACGTTTTTCGTTGCCGGGCCCGGATCCACTACTTTGCCTTTGAAAATCTATTCAATGATTAAGTTCGGGGTCTCCCCGGTGATAAACTCACTTTCGACTCTGCTTCTTGTTGGAACTTTGTTCATCTCTCTCTTTGGAAGCAAGTTCAGAAAGTTGATCTTTTAG
- a CDS encoding S9 family peptidase yields MEKEIFVKRYSDHPEIIETRDTADCSRVVLKSNYPSDFSENRSIPLYLYSGGKKGTVLFFHGRGEKNLDYLRWFPATFAKWGYSGAMMILPFHFERTPVGHRSGELFLDPRTDVLRERFENAVVDGLTVLNYLKWECPPPYFLMGYSFGGFISVITAALDRSICGLSLVVTGGNFYHITWKSFVTGVMRVKYEEDGSCSKEKCRKLHGEDHERYISSLESPELEIGSAPISCFEYDPLTFAKFVKCPTLISGALFDIFVPRRSTKELSEKIPDSTLHWMPSGHLTSILFKKTILRSSIDFFEGKCKGKNVL; encoded by the coding sequence ATGGAAAAGGAGATTTTCGTAAAACGTTATTCTGATCACCCAGAGATCATAGAGACACGAGATACCGCAGATTGCTCAAGAGTGGTTTTGAAGTCAAATTATCCGTCAGACTTCTCTGAAAATAGAAGTATTCCGCTCTATCTCTACAGTGGAGGAAAAAAGGGAACCGTTCTTTTTTTTCACGGGAGGGGCGAGAAGAATCTCGACTATCTCAGGTGGTTTCCTGCGACTTTCGCGAAATGGGGATACTCTGGTGCCATGATGATACTCCCCTTTCATTTTGAGAGAACGCCCGTGGGCCACAGATCGGGCGAGCTTTTTCTAGACCCGAGAACGGATGTTCTGAGAGAAAGGTTCGAAAACGCGGTTGTGGACGGATTAACTGTTCTTAATTACTTGAAATGGGAATGTCCCCCGCCTTACTTTTTGATGGGATACAGCTTCGGAGGCTTCATATCGGTCATAACTGCGGCGCTCGACAGGTCGATCTGTGGACTCTCGCTTGTAGTAACGGGAGGGAACTTCTACCATATAACCTGGAAGAGTTTCGTGACAGGTGTAATGAGAGTCAAATACGAGGAAGACGGTTCTTGCAGTAAGGAGAAGTGCAGAAAACTACATGGCGAAGATCACGAAAGATACATCAGTTCGCTAGAAAGTCCCGAACTGGAAATTGGAAGTGCGCCAATCTCTTGCTTTGAGTACGATCCTCTAACATTCGCGAAGTTCGTCAAGTGCCCGACACTTATCAGCGGGGCCCTCTTCGACATCTTTGTTCCCAGACGTTCTACAAAGGAACTCTCGGAGAAGATACCGGATTCGACGCTCCACTGGATGCCTTCAGGCCATCTTACCTCCATATTGTTCAAGAAGACGATACTTAGGAGTTCTATCGATTTCTTCGAAGGAAAATGTAAAGGGAAGAATGTTCTCTAA
- a CDS encoding DUF58 domain-containing protein gives MKRLELEEIKSRKRPLIVATVASVCWSLLSFNAYSVTFVLLSAIVWLYYYLSRTTLKTLTITRSIDRERLFSGETLTLKYSVEGSRFISLSTTVFPVIRGDREYFVPKESSFVLSSNGKREVETKMTFRRRGKKDLSGLVLTSKDPLRFFSHTAKYSAPEFILVLPKVMNIDCFPLRLRELLPGSRSDFELMEDPVDFRGIKEYEREPLNRIHWNASAKIGKLMIKEFGYTAVSNTILYLDLNLSREIFARDVWEKIRIDYEEIAVQLSLSLVRFTYGSGGRIGLVIVGDDVLRLSSLGRNWTDFAEVLADTRGSDQGPQLSEIIEEDLERFDPATTVVIISMYLGEDILPQLLKAKSHCSRVVVIIIPFNPRDPWTKRTISYQMLPRTIESLKRRAALLEEEQIVVRVVGDNQSIQEVLVDLENR, from the coding sequence ATGAAAAGGCTTGAACTTGAGGAAATCAAGTCCAGAAAGAGACCGCTAATAGTTGCAACGGTCGCTTCGGTTTGCTGGTCACTGCTTTCTTTCAATGCTTATTCAGTAACATTCGTACTGCTCTCTGCGATTGTTTGGCTTTATTACTATTTGTCTAGAACGACTCTGAAAACACTTACTATAACTCGTTCTATTGACAGAGAAAGGCTTTTCTCGGGTGAGACTCTCACCCTTAAATACTCTGTCGAAGGAAGCCGTTTCATTTCACTGAGTACAACTGTCTTTCCCGTAATTAGAGGTGATAGAGAATACTTCGTACCGAAAGAAAGCTCCTTCGTCTTGTCCTCAAACGGGAAAAGAGAAGTTGAGACGAAAATGACTTTCAGGAGACGGGGAAAGAAAGATTTGTCCGGGCTTGTTCTTACTTCAAAGGACCCTCTGAGATTCTTCTCACACACAGCCAAATACTCTGCCCCAGAATTCATACTTGTGCTCCCAAAGGTTATGAATATCGATTGCTTTCCTCTGAGACTCAGAGAGCTGCTACCCGGTAGCCGCAGCGATTTTGAGCTTATGGAGGATCCCGTAGATTTTAGAGGCATAAAGGAGTACGAAAGGGAACCTCTTAACAGGATTCACTGGAATGCCTCGGCAAAGATTGGTAAGCTAATGATAAAAGAGTTTGGATACACTGCTGTCAGTAACACCATCCTCTACCTCGACTTGAATCTTTCAAGAGAGATCTTCGCTCGCGACGTTTGGGAAAAGATCAGGATTGACTATGAGGAGATCGCCGTACAGCTTTCCCTTAGTTTAGTCAGGTTCACATATGGGTCAGGAGGTAGAATCGGCTTGGTGATTGTTGGTGATGATGTTCTCAGGTTGAGTAGCCTTGGTAGGAATTGGACTGACTTTGCCGAAGTGCTGGCCGACACCAGAGGCAGCGATCAGGGTCCACAGCTCTCCGAGATAATAGAAGAAGATCTTGAACGATTTGACCCGGCAACAACGGTTGTGATTATTTCTATGTACCTCGGAGAAGATATTCTTCCCCAGCTCCTAAAAGCGAAATCTCATTGCAGCAGGGTCGTAGTAATAATCATTCCTTTCAACCCAAGAGATCCCTGGACAAAGCGAACTATTTCTTATCAGATGCTTCCAAGAACAATCGAGTCATTAAAAAGACGAGCCGCTCTTCTCGAAGAGGAGCAGATAGTTGTCAGAGTTGTGGGCGATAACCAGTCGATCCAGGAGGTGCTTGTCGATCTTGAGAATCGATAG